The Terriglobales bacterium genome includes a region encoding these proteins:
- a CDS encoding PilZ domain-containing protein — protein MSPLLAGIRRWFGREEPAAPREERRVQPRYKMVFTVSLVHNGATYTGRSSDLSQTGIAVFINVDLEVGTQVTLIYELGDGSPVKRVPAIVRNRNGLRYGFEFVKQ, from the coding sequence ATGAGCCCGCTATTGGCAGGCATTCGCCGGTGGTTTGGCCGCGAGGAGCCCGCCGCGCCGCGCGAGGAGCGGCGCGTCCAGCCGCGCTACAAAATGGTCTTCACCGTCTCGCTGGTGCACAACGGCGCCACCTATACCGGGCGCTCCAGCGACCTCAGCCAGACCGGCATCGCCGTCTTTATCAATGTTGATCTGGAGGTGGGCACGCAGGTAACGCTCATCTACGAACTCGGCGACGGATCGCCGGTGAAGCGCGTGCCTGCGATCGTCCGCAACCGCAACGGCCTGCGCTACGGCTTCGAGTTCGTGAAGCAGTAA
- a CDS encoding response regulator — MAENSRLKPKVLVVDDEHVIADTLAIILNQHGYEASAVYTGTAAVERARSVRPDLIISDVIMPDMNGIEAAIHIRDFLPGCKILLFSGQAATADLLESARAQGHEFEILAKPVHPQDLLAKLRS; from the coding sequence ATGGCGGAAAACTCGCGCCTCAAGCCGAAAGTGCTGGTCGTGGACGATGAGCACGTCATTGCCGACACGCTCGCCATCATCCTCAACCAGCACGGCTACGAGGCTTCCGCCGTCTACACCGGCACCGCTGCCGTCGAGCGTGCCCGCAGCGTCCGTCCTGACCTGATTATCAGCGACGTCATCATGCCCGACATGAACGGCATCGAGGCCGCCATCCACATCCGTGACTTCCTGCCCGGCTGCAAGATCCTGCTCTTCTCCGGCCAGGCCGCCACCGCCGACCTTCTGGAGAGCGCCCGCGCCCAGGGCCATGAGTTCGAAATCCTCGCCAAGCCCGTCCATCCCCAGGACCTGCTGGCCAAACTGCGCAGCTAG